The genomic window CTGGCAGACAAACCTGTTTTTGCTGATATTTTGTCTGCTTTCACCGATTTTATCGGCGAGGATATATTGGTGATACATAACGCGCCATTCGACATAGGGTTTTTGAATGCAGAACTCAGCCGCTGTGGTCAGCCGCCATTATCTATGGAACGTGTTGTTGATACATTGCCTTTGGCCCGTGAAAAATATCCCGGCGCGCAAGCCAGCCTAGATGCCTTGTGCCGTCGTTTTGGTGTGGATAATTCACATCGAGATTTACATGGCGCGTTAATTGATGCTGATTTACTGGCGGCTGTTTATGTTGAGCTTCAAGGCGGACGCCAGCCCGGTTTGCAGCTTCATGAGGACACAGCCCCCCCGATAACAGAAGCGTCTGCAGCTGAAGACACAGATTTGTCAGGATTTATATTGACCAACAAGCCTGTTCGCCCGCCGCGCTCATTCACGCTCCCCGAAGATGAGGCAGCTGAACATAAGGCGTTGATTGAGCAAATGGATAACCCAATCTGGCTGCGCTGATAAAATCAGAATAGGCGCAGATTAATTGACGGTTGTGCTATCTGTCGGCTTTGACGCTTTGAGGTTGTTTTTATATAAAGCAACAAAATCAATAGGGTTCAAGTTCAGGGGTAAAAACCCGCCGTCACGTGTCACATCTGACATAATCGCACGGGCAAAGGGAAACAACATTCGCGGGCCTTCAACCATCATCAGCGCCTGCAGATTTTCCTCTTCTACCCCTGTGGCTGAAATCAGCCCGCCATAAGCCAATTCAGCGACAAATAATGTCTTTTCTTCAGCTTTTGCTGTCGCCATCAATTTCAGCTCAACTTCAAACAGGGTTTCATTAACACGCTGAGCAGTCACATTCACCCCAATCTGCACATCAGGCTGACCAAGCTGCTGGACAAAACAGTCTGGCGCAGACGGGCTTTCAAATGAAAGATCTTTTACATATTGGGCATGAATATTAATGTGCTGAGGCTGCTGTTCAGTTGATTGTGCTTGTTCTGCCATAGATTTGGTCCTGCTGCATAAGGCGATCTTTAATATTGCGGGTGGCTAATGTGTTCATCTGTAACAGCACCGGTCTTATCGCTCAAGCAATTCCGGACAGCATATCGTTATTTTTGGTCAGCGTTTTTTGTCTCATATTGGCCTTCAATGACCTCACCACCCAAGGTATTTTCTGATGGCCGGGAAGAAGGTTGCGTGTGTGGCCAGCCTTCATCAGCTTTATCTTCTGAAAAGCCAGAGGGACCGCCAGACGCCGTTGTGAATCTGCTGGCAAAACCTGATGACAAAATATTTATGCTCAGCCGGCTGAGAATGGCCTGGCCGATCAGACTGCGCAAACCGGGTGTGAAACAAAGCAGACCTGCCATATCAGTAACATAGCCGGGCAATAGCATTAACACTGCACCTAAAATAAGAGAAATGCCGCTGGACAAAGCAGATGTATTCACTTCACCCCTGCTGAGATTAGCCTGCCAGCGTCGCAAAATTGAAGCCCCTTGCTGTTTCATCAGGGCCATCCCGATAAATGCTGTGATGAAAATGCCTAAAAAGGTCACCAGCCCGCCGACCAGATTGCCGACCAAAATGAAAGCTTCGAATTCAATCCAGCCATAAAGCCCGAAAAAAATGAGCATGAGTAGAGGCATTTTCGGTCCTTTGCTTGTAACTTGGCCCAGTTGTGATTATGTCTTAAGGTGTATCTGGTACATATAGGAACAGATCGTCCAGATGCAAATCTGCGTCTGTTCGTTATACTGCCAGGTCAGCCGGACTAACCTTTGTTACGAACTTGTGAAGTGAACCATGCCTTTCATTGACATACTCATTTTTGCAGCGATTGCTTTGTTTCTCATTTTCCGCCTGCGCTCTATTCTGGGCAACCGTGACGGGTTTGAACAGAAACGGCCAGAGCAATCAGCCTTTGATGCGACTGTTCAGACTGAAAATGACAATTCTGCGCCGAAAAAGATTGTGCCGTTACGGGCAAATAATTCTGTGGCGAATGGCGAGGGTCTCGAAGCGGTCAGGCGTGCTGATCTAAGCTTTAAAGATGATGATTTCATGCAAGGTGCAGCTGGTGCTTTTTCCCTTATTCTACAGGCGTTCGCAGATGGTGATTTGGCAACATTACGGCGTTTGTTGGCGTTTGAGCTTTATGAAGAATTTGCAAGCAGCGTTCACACCCGTAATAAAGAGGGTGATCAGCTCGCAATTACAGTTCAGTCCATTGATGATGTGCAACTGATCGACGCCACAGTGAAAGATTTTATTGCTTCTGTTACGGTTAAATTTGTTAGCCAGCAAAGCCGGGTTGTTACCGATAAGGACGGCCAGGTGATCGACGATGAAGCAGAAGAAAAGGCCACAATCACAGATATCTGGGTCTTCGAACGTGACACACAGCTGAATGACCCGAACTGGAAGCTGGTTGAAACACAAACTGAGGATGACAGCTGATAAATCTTTAGGACATAGAAAACACCTTCAGATTTGCACTGGCAAACGTGCACCATGGGACGTTATCGAAAAAACAGCCCGTCACGCTGCCCACAGCCAAAACCGGGCCCGTCTTCTGACGATGACGCAGCATTGTGGGAGCAGGTGACTCAAACCGTAACCGAATTACCCTCACGACGGGATATGGTGTTTTTGCCAGATGATGTCAGGGCGATAGATGCACCTGCCACGGCAAGTCCGGATATAGCGCAAAAACCTGCAGCAAAGCCACAGCCCGTCACGCTGCCGGCAAAAACAAATCATAGCCGGCCAGCTGATCTCAGACTTGGTGAGCATTCAGGCATTGACAGATCTAACGCCCGCCGTCTGCAGCGGGGTCAGATGGCTCTGGAAGACAGGCTGGACTTACATGGCTTATCAAAGGAGCAGGCACATAAACGGCTCGTTGCTTTTATCAGCCGGGCTGTGCAGCAAAATCTTCGTCATGTCCTGGTGATCACAGGTAAAGGGCGCGATGGGCAGGGCGTATTGCGTCATGAAGTCCCGTTATGGCTGAAAGATGCACCTTTGGCTGTATATATCAATGCTATATCCCATGCTCAGCCGCAGGATGGTGGTACTGGTGCTCTGTATATTCGTTTGAAACGCAAACGGGGAGATGCCCTATGACCCCATTTGGGTTGCGGCTGCGACAATTGCGCCAGGACAAAAATGTCACGCTTCAACAGCAGGCGCAGTTCCTAGGTGTTTCGCCTGCTTATATTTCTGCTCTTGAACATGGTCAAAGAGGTAAGCCTTCGCCTGCATTTGTTGACCAGATTTGCGTCTGGTTTGGCCTGATCTGGGATGATGCTGAGCAGCTCAAATATCTTGCCCAAATGTCTCACCCCAAACCAACGGTGAAAACCAGCGGCCTGTCTGCTGAAGCGACGTTTTTGGCCAATCTTCTGGCCCAGAATATAGATCGTCTGTCAGCAGATGAATGTTCAGCCTTGACCCAATTGCTGCACAACCAATTGGGCAGTGAGGCCCCGGCGCTGTTTGGGCACAAACGGACAGATCAGGATCTCTGAACGGTTTCTGGTCTTTTTGCCGGAAAACTGGTATCACCGCATCATAAACACAACGTCAGTTCAACATACATAGAATAAGGCTGCCTGGGATGTCACGTAGCGCACAAATAGACAGAAAAACAAACGAGACTGAAATATCTGTTTCTCTTATTGTTGATGGGACAGGGAAAGCAGACATTCAAACGGGCATTGGATTTTTGGATCATATGCTGGAACAGCTTGCTCGGCACAGCCTGATGGATATCACGCTGAAAGCGAAAGGTGATCTGCATATCGATGATCATCACACCACAGAAGATACCGGCTGGGCTATTGGAGAAGCCTTAAACAAGGCGCTTGGCGACCGGGCAGGTATTCACCGTTATGCCAGCAGCTTTGTGCCGATGGATGAATGCCTTAGCCGTGTTGCGCTAGATGTTTCGGGCCGCCCGTTTCTGGTCTGGCAAGTTGATTTGCCTGCAGAAAAGCTGGGCAGCATGGAAACTGAACTTTTCCGGGAATGGTTTCAGGCCTTTGCTATGGGCGCGCGCCTGACATTACATGTGAAAAATGAATATGGCGTAAACACGCATCATATTGTTGAGAGTTGTTTTAAGGCCTTGGCGCGCGCTCTGCGTGAGGCCAGCGAGATTGACCCAAGAGGTCAGGGCCGTATACCGTCAACCAAAGGCGTGTTAGGTGGTTCTCTCTGAGATAGGCGTCAGATGAACATCGGTATTATAGATTACGGATCAGGAAATCTGCATTCGGTTCATAACGCGGTCCGTCATGCCGCCGCAGAAACCAATCGTGATGACCACATTCTGCGGGTGACGACGGCCGCGGAACTGGCCGCATGTGATCAAATCATTTTGCCCGGAGTTGGGCATTTTGCTGATTGTATTGCGGGTCTGGCAGCTGTTGATGGCTTGATTGAAACCTTAAATGAGTTGGTGCAGGAAAAGGCGCGGCCGTTCTTGGGTATTTGTGTCGGTATGCAGCTTTTAGCAGACACAGGCACAGAAGGGGGCAAAACCATTGCCGGGCTGGGCTGGATTCCAGGTCAGGTCAAACATCTGGCCGGTCTTATCCCTACCGGTGATGCCGCCTCGTTAAAAATACCTCATATGGGCTGGAATCATCTGCACCAGCATCAGCCTGAACATGCTGTTTTGGCGAATCTGCCTGCGCAGACCCAAGTTTATTTTGTGCATAGTTACATGTTCGAGCTGGCGCGGTCTTCTGACTGTCTGGCCAGCGCCTCTTATGGTGTGGATATTCCGGCCCTGATTGGCCGTGACAACGTTTTGGCAACACAATTTCATCCCGAAAAGAGCCAGCAGGCCGGACAAATTTTTCTGGCTGGCTTTCTGCGTTGGCGCCCCTAGCGTCTGCATAAAATGACTGAAAAGGATTGCTGCAGATGACAGAAACTCCACAAGACAGACAGCCGCTTGTAACTGTTGAAATGGTCACAGAGCTGAATGCTTATGATATATCTGAGCTATGCGATGCAACTGAAGAAGCGATTGACGCTGGCGGCGGTTTTGGCTGGCTTGCTCCGCCACCACGCACGGTTCTGGAAGATTACTGGAGAGGGGTTCTTCTGATCCCTGATGTGACGTTGTTTCTGGGCAAGCTGGATCATGTTATTGCCGGGTCCTGTCAAATCGTCAGCCCGCCCCGCAATAATGAAGCTCAGGCTTTGGCTTGTCAGTTGAAAACATTTTTCCTTGCGCCATGGGCACGCGGCCATGGTCTGGCCGGAAAGCTGGCGGCGGAAGCCGAAGATTTCGCTCGTTCTGAGGGGTTCAAAATTTTAAATCTGGATGTGCGCGCAACTCAAGACAGGGCCATCAGGGCGTTTCGTGCGCGAGGATATGAACAATTCGGCACCAACCCGTTTTATGCTTTTGTTGGCGATGAATTTGTTCCCGGCCTGTATTTCAGTAAACTGCTACAAAGCCCTTAAAACTCATTTATGAGCAGAAAGATCATCAGCATATGATTACACTTTATCCGGCAATTGATTTGAAAGATGGCCAGGCTGTGCGTCTGTTGCATGGCGATTTTGACAAGCTGACTGTCTATGCGCCTGATCCAGGCAAGCAAGCGCAGGAATTTGCAGCTGCAGGATGCAGGTGGATACATGTCGTTGACCTCGACGGGGCTGTGGCTGGCGAAAGCCGCAACAGCGATGCTGTAAAAGCAATCCTTGAAACCGGAGCCAAAGTACAGCTTGGTGGCGGGATAAGGTCTATGGCGCATATTGAAGCCTGGTTATCTGTTGGTCTTAGCCGTGTGATTTTGGGCACAGTTGCGTTGAAAAACCCAGATCTTGTGAAACAGGCGGCAAAGGCCTTTCCTGGTCAGATTGCCGTTGGTGCAGATGCGCGTGAAGGAATGATTGCTGCTGAAGGCTGGCTTGAAACCAGCGAAGTTGAAGCCGTTGATCTGGTTCGCCGATTTGAAGATTGTGGCGTTACAGCTGTCATTTTCACAGATATATCACGCGATGGGGCGCTGACAGGTGTCAATGCTGAAGCGACCGCTGAGTTAGCATCAAAAGTGTCCATTCCAGTGATTGCTTCAGGAGGCGTCAGTCAGATTGATGATATCGCAGCCTGTGCGGCTTTGGCCCATACAGGCCTTGAGGGCGTAATCACTGGACGGGCGTTATATGATGGCCGCCTTGATTTGAAACAAGCACTTGGCGTTGCCAGAGGTGAGCTATGCTGAGTGCGCGTGTCATTCCTTGTCTTGATGTTCATGATGGCCGTGTTGTCAAAGGGGTCAATTTTGTCAATTTAATTGATGCTGGAGATCCGGTTGAACAGGCCCGCCTCTATGATGCAGCCGGGGCTGATGAGCTGTGTTTTCTGGATATTACTGCCACTCATGAAGGCCGGGATACAATTTATGATGTGATTGCCCGCACAGCGGATCAATGTTTTATGCCGCTGACGGTTGGCGGTGGTGTGCGCGAGGTGAGCGATTTTCGTAAATTATTGTTATGCGGGGCTGATAAAGTTTCAGTGAATTCTGCAGCAGTGAAAGACCCGGATCTGATCGCGCGTGCAGCAGATAAATTTGGCAGCCAATGTGTTGTGCTGGCAATAGATGCCCGTCTGAATGATTCAGGTATGTTTGAGGTGACCACGCATGGGGGGCGCCAGCCAACAGGAATTGATGCGGTGGCCTGGGCTGAACAGGCAGTCAAGTTAGGTGCAGGAGAGATTTTGCTGACCTCAATGGGCGGTGATGGTACCCAAGATGGTTTTGATTTGCCGTTAACCCGCGCCGTTAGTGATGCGGTTTCCATTCCTGTTATTGCATCTGGTGGTGCAGGCAAGCCTGAACATTTTGCAGAAGCTATTTTGCAAGGGCATGCCAGTGCCGTTTTGGCCGCGTCAGTGTTTCATTTTGGACAATTCAGCATTGATGAGGCAAAATCAGCAATGCAAGCTGCGGGTGTGCCTGTGCGCCGCCTGACCACGCAGCAGCAGGATAGATGAAAGAAAGCTGATGGCAGTCGAGATCAAAACCAACCCCACCATCACCCATAGTCTGGACAGTCTGTATCAGACAATTTCTGATCGCAAAGCTGTGGCTGCAGATGAAAGCTATACTGCACAGCTTTTAGCTGCTGCTCCGGAAAAACCGGCGCGCAAACTTTGTGAAGAAGCGACTGAGGTGTTGATTGAGGCACTGAATGGCGATAAGGCAAAGCTGACGTCTGAATCAGCTGATCTTTTGTATCACCTGCTGGTGGTTTGGGCAGCAGCTGATCTGGATCCGCAGGATGTATGGGCTGAACTTGACCGCCGTGAAGGGGTCTCCGGGCTTGTTGAAAAGCAAAACCGACCGTCTGTTCTGAAAAAATAAGACCGATCGCAAAGGAGATGAAGATGAGCCGTCCTCACTATGATGATCAGAATATATTTGCCCGCATTTTACGGGGCGAGATTCCCTGCACAAAAATAGATGAATGCGATCACACCCTCAGCTTTGAGGATATTCAGCCCCAGGCCCCGGTTCATATTCTGGTGATACCAAAAGGGGCGTATGTTGATATGGCTGATTTTTCTGCCCATGCGTCCTTGGATGAGCAGGCTGCCTTCATTGCGGCTCTTGGCCGGGTGGCCCAGCAGGTGGGTGTTACGGAAAATGGCTTCAGACTGATTGCCAATACAGGCAGGGATGGCCATCAGGATGTCCCGCATCTGCATATGCATATTTTGGGTGGCGAGCCGCTTGGCCCGATGCGTCCGCGGACCAGCTGACGCTGATCATACGCCAAAACTATTATTAAGAATTTTTTGAAAATGGGAATTTTCCTCACTTTATTCTTGCATTAATATATACAGCAGTTAGCTGTAATAATATACAATCTTTCATCCATACAGTTTCTTTCAAAGGTATAGAATCCGTTACTGTTTCGGTTCAGGTTCATATCTCGAACGGGCTTCCGGCAATGGCAATTTTTGGACTGGCAGACAAAGCCGTTGCTAAATCAAAGGAACGAGTAAGAGCGGCATTATCGTCACTTGGCCTGTCTCTGCCCGCAAAGCGGTTCGCGGTCAATCTTGCACCTGCTGATCTGGTCAAAGAAGGTGCGCATTTCGATTTACCTATTGCGCTGGGGTTGATGACGGCCATAGGCGTTCTGCCTGCTGACAGTGCTGATGATTATCTGGTGCTTGGGGAATTATCTCTGGACGGGTCAATTCAGCCTATAACCGGAACCCTGCCAGCAGCGTTGGCTGCCGCTACCCAGCAAAAGCGTATCATCTGTCCGGCAGCAAATGGTCCTGAGGCTGGATGGGCGGGAGAGTTGGATGTTGTTGCTGCATCCTCACTGACACAGCTCATCAATCACTTACGGGGCACTCAGGTGATTGCCGCACCAGAACGCCGTTTATTACCGAAATCACCGCCTGGGCCAGATATGGCTGATTTAAAAGGACAGCAAACAGCCAGACGTGTGCTCGAAATCGCGGCTGCGGGCGGCCATCATCTGTTGATGATCGGTCCACCTGGTGCTGGCAAGTCGATGCTTGCGGCGCGGCTGCCCTCTTTGTTACCAGAACTGACGCCAGCTGAAGCGCTGGAAACAACCATGATCCATCCAATTACGGGTACAGTTCCGGTGTCTGGTTTGGTCCAAAATCGCCCGTTTTGTGATCCCCATCATTCCGCATCCATGGCCGCGCTGGTCGGTGGCGGAAATAAAGCCTGGCCAGGTGAAATTTCGATGGCACATAATGGGGTGTTGTTTCTTGACGAATTGGCTGAATTTTCCCGCCAAGCCTTGGATAGTCTGCGTCAGCCTCTTGAGACAGGCGAAATTGTAATTGCGCGGGCAAATATGCATGTCCGCTATCCGGCGAAGTTCCAATTGGTTGCAGCGATGAATCCTTTCCGTTGCGGGTATTTATCGGATCCGGCCAGAGCCTGTACCAAGGCGCCTGACTGTGAACGGAATTATATGGCCAAAGTATCAGGACCCATGCTGGACAGGTTCGATCTGCTGCTAGATATTGAAGCCCTTGAACCATCAGCCTTGATGACTGACAGCCCAGCTGAAACCAGTGATGAGATCAAAACCCGAATTGCCGCGGCGCGCAGCTTTGCTGTTCAACAGCGTCCGCACACAGCCACGCATCTTAATGCCAAGCTGAGTGCCGCCTATATTCAAAAAAACATTCCGCTAAATGATCATGTCCAAGCTGTACTGACACAAGCGATGGATAAACAAAATCTATCAGCCCGCAGGTTTCATAAAATTCTGCGCGTGGCCCGCACAATAGCTGACCTGGCCAGATCAGAGCAGATTGACCGGATACATGTTCTGGAGGCCCTGTCCTATCGCCGTTATTTTCTGTTCGGCGCGGTTAATGGCTAGGTTAAGACAAAGCGCAGAATGTCTGTTTATTTGGCTCTGGGCAGTGGGCCGTTTGTCTGATGATGTGGCAGCTTCTGTTCAACAATATCCCAGAAAGCAGCTGCACAGCTGGTCCCTGTAAAACGTTCTATTTCACGGATGCCAGTAGGAGAAGTCACATTGATTTCGGTCAAATAATCGCCAATGACATCAATGCCAACAAAAACCAGCCCGCGCTGCCGAAGTTCCGGGCTGAGGCGTTCACAAATCTCGTGATCGCGCGCGCTCAATTCCACAGCATGAGCCGTTCCGCCGACATGCAGGTTTGATCGCGCCTCACCATCCTGAGGAATCCGGTTGATTGCGCCAACAGCTTCGCCATCCACCAGAATGATCCGCTTATCCCCTTGCCTGACCTCAGGCAAATAGGCTTGTACCATTACTGGTTCGCGGTTTTGGCCGAAAAACATTTCCAGCAGAGCATTTAAATTCTGATCCCCCGGTTGCAGCCGAAACACCCCTGCCCCCCCATTACCGAATAGAGGCTTGATGATAATGTCTTTATGCTGATCTCTGAACGCGCTTATGGCGGCGGGATCCCGGCTGACCAGGGTGGGCGGCATCAGGTCTGAAAATTGAGTTACCAACAGCTTTTCTGGCGCGTTGCGTACTTCAGCAGGGTTGTTCAGGACCCAGCTTCCTTTTGGCAGCATTTCCAGCAGATGTGTTGCTGTGATGTAGGCCATGTCGAAAGGCGGGTCCTGACGCATCAGAATTACATCCATTTCGGACAAGTCACGCTGTACCAACGGGCCCGTTTCAAAAAAATGATTTGGGTTATCAAATAACCTCAGCTCTTGGCCAAAAGCAGTTATGCACCCCTGCTGATAGCTCAACCGATCAGGCGTGTAATACCACAATTGATGACCTCTGGCCTGAGCTTCCAAAGAAAGGGC from SAR116 cluster alpha proteobacterium HIMB100 includes these protein-coding regions:
- a CDS encoding hypothetical protein (PFAM: Smr domain), which translates into the protein MGRYRKNSPSRCPQPKPGPSSDDDAALWEQVTQTVTELPSRRDMVFLPDDVRAIDAPATASPDIAQKPAAKPQPVTLPAKTNHSRPADLRLGEHSGIDRSNARRLQRGQMALEDRLDLHGLSKEQAHKRLVAFISRAVQQNLRHVLVITGKGRDGQGVLRHEVPLWLKDAPLAVYINAISHAQPQDGGTGALYIRLKRKRGDAL
- a CDS encoding HIT family hydrolase, diadenosine tetraphosphate hydrolase (PFAM: HIT domain), whose product is MSRPHYDDQNIFARILRGEIPCTKIDECDHTLSFEDIQPQAPVHILVIPKGAYVDMADFSAHASLDEQAAFIAALGRVAQQVGVTENGFRLIANTGRDGHQDVPHLHMHILGGEPLGPMRPRTS
- a CDS encoding protein-export chaperone SecB (PFAM: Preprotein translocase subunit SecB~TIGRFAM: protein-export chaperone SecB), translated to MAEQAQSTEQQPQHINIHAQYVKDLSFESPSAPDCFVQQLGQPDVQIGVNVTAQRVNETLFEVELKLMATAKAEEKTLFVAELAYGGLISATGVEEENLQALMMVEGPRMLFPFARAIMSDVTRDGGFLPLNLNPIDFVALYKNNLKASKPTDSTTVN
- a CDS encoding hypothetical protein (PFAM: Tim44-like domain), whose product is MPFIDILIFAAIALFLIFRLRSILGNRDGFEQKRPEQSAFDATVQTENDNSAPKKIVPLRANNSVANGEGLEAVRRADLSFKDDDFMQGAAGAFSLILQAFADGDLATLRRLLAFELYEEFASSVHTRNKEGDQLAITVQSIDDVQLIDATVKDFIASVTVKFVSQQSRVVTDKDGQVIDDEAEEKATITDIWVFERDTQLNDPNWKLVETQTEDDS
- a CDS encoding protein affecting phage T7 exclusion by the F plasmid (PFAM: FxsA cytoplasmic membrane protein) gives rise to the protein MPLLMLIFFGLYGWIEFEAFILVGNLVGGLVTFLGIFITAFIGMALMKQQGASILRRWQANLSRGEVNTSALSSGISLILGAVLMLLPGYVTDMAGLLCFTPGLRSLIGQAILSRLSINILSSGFASRFTTASGGPSGFSEDKADEGWPHTQPSSRPSENTLGGEVIEGQYETKNADQK
- a CDS encoding phosphoribosylformimino-5-aminoimidazole carboxamide ribotide isomerase (PFAM: Histidine biosynthesis protein~TIGRFAM: phosphoribosylformimino-5-aminoimidazole carboxamide ribotide isomerase), which encodes MITLYPAIDLKDGQAVRLLHGDFDKLTVYAPDPGKQAQEFAAAGCRWIHVVDLDGAVAGESRNSDAVKAILETGAKVQLGGGIRSMAHIEAWLSVGLSRVILGTVALKNPDLVKQAAKAFPGQIAVGADAREGMIAAEGWLETSEVEAVDLVRRFEDCGVTAVIFTDISRDGALTGVNAEATAELASKVSIPVIASGGVSQIDDIAACAALAHTGLEGVITGRALYDGRLDLKQALGVARGELC
- a CDS encoding imidazoleglycerol phosphate synthase, cyclase subunit (PFAM: Histidine biosynthesis protein~TIGRFAM: imidazoleglycerol phosphate synthase, cyclase subunit), with the protein product MLSARVIPCLDVHDGRVVKGVNFVNLIDAGDPVEQARLYDAAGADELCFLDITATHEGRDTIYDVIARTADQCFMPLTVGGGVREVSDFRKLLLCGADKVSVNSAAVKDPDLIARAADKFGSQCVVLAIDARLNDSGMFEVTTHGGRQPTGIDAVAWAEQAVKLGAGEILLTSMGGDGTQDGFDLPLTRAVSDAVSIPVIASGGAGKPEHFAEAILQGHASAVLAASVFHFGQFSIDEAKSAMQAAGVPVRRLTTQQQDR
- a CDS encoding glutathione synthetase (PFAM: Prokaryotic glutathione synthetase, N-terminal domain; Prokaryotic glutathione synthetase, ATP-grasp domain~TIGRFAM: glutathione synthetase, prokaryotic); protein product: MPLNVAVQMDPVDTLDIRGDTTFALSLEAQARGHQLWYYTPDRLSYQQGCITAFGQELRLFDNPNHFFETGPLVQRDLSEMDVILMRQDPPFDMAYITATHLLEMLPKGSWVLNNPAEVRNAPEKLLVTQFSDLMPPTLVSRDPAAISAFRDQHKDIIIKPLFGNGGAGVFRLQPGDQNLNALLEMFFGQNREPVMVQAYLPEVRQGDKRIILVDGEAVGAINRIPQDGEARSNLHVGGTAHAVELSARDHEICERLSPELRQRGLVFVGIDVIGDYLTEINVTSPTGIREIERFTGTSCAAAFWDIVEQKLPHHQTNGPLPRAK
- a CDS encoding DNA polymerase III, epsilon subunit (PFAM: Exonuclease~TIGRFAM: exonuclease, DNA polymerase III, epsilon subunit family; DNA polymerase III, epsilon subunit, Proteobacterial), which produces MRHIVLDTETTGLSAKDGHRIIEIGAVEMVNLSLTGQSLHLYINPEREIDAGAQEIHGLSAEFLADKPVFADILSAFTDFIGEDILVIHNAPFDIGFLNAELSRCGQPPLSMERVVDTLPLAREKYPGAQASLDALCRRFGVDNSHRDLHGALIDADLLAAVYVELQGGRQPGLQLHEDTAPPITEASAAEDTDLSGFILTNKPVRPPRSFTLPEDEAAEHKALIEQMDNPIWLR
- a CDS encoding putative transcriptional regulator (PFAM: Helix-turn-helix), translating into MTPFGLRLRQLRQDKNVTLQQQAQFLGVSPAYISALEHGQRGKPSPAFVDQICVWFGLIWDDAEQLKYLAQMSHPKPTVKTSGLSAEATFLANLLAQNIDRLSADECSALTQLLHNQLGSEAPALFGHKRTDQDL
- a CDS encoding acetyltransferase (PFAM: Acetyltransferase (GNAT) family), which codes for MTETPQDRQPLVTVEMVTELNAYDISELCDATEEAIDAGGGFGWLAPPPRTVLEDYWRGVLLIPDVTLFLGKLDHVIAGSCQIVSPPRNNEAQALACQLKTFFLAPWARGHGLAGKLAAEAEDFARSEGFKILNLDVRATQDRAIRAFRARGYEQFGTNPFYAFVGDEFVPGLYFSKLLQSP
- a CDS encoding phosphoribosyl-ATP pyrophosphohydrolase (PFAM: Phosphoribosyl-ATP pyrophosphohydrolase~TIGRFAM: phosphoribosyl-ATP pyrophosphohydrolase); its protein translation is MAVEIKTNPTITHSLDSLYQTISDRKAVAADESYTAQLLAAAPEKPARKLCEEATEVLIEALNGDKAKLTSESADLLYHLLVVWAAADLDPQDVWAELDRREGVSGLVEKQNRPSVLKK
- a CDS encoding imidazoleglycerol-phosphate dehydratase (PFAM: Imidazoleglycerol-phosphate dehydratase), which gives rise to MSRSAQIDRKTNETEISVSLIVDGTGKADIQTGIGFLDHMLEQLARHSLMDITLKAKGDLHIDDHHTTEDTGWAIGEALNKALGDRAGIHRYASSFVPMDECLSRVALDVSGRPFLVWQVDLPAEKLGSMETELFREWFQAFAMGARLTLHVKNEYGVNTHHIVESCFKALARALREASEIDPRGQGRIPSTKGVLGGSL
- a CDS encoding imidazole glycerol phosphate synthase, glutamine amidotransferase subunit (PFAM: Glutamine amidotransferase class-I~TIGRFAM: imidazole glycerol phosphate synthase, glutamine amidotransferase subunit); this encodes MNIGIIDYGSGNLHSVHNAVRHAAAETNRDDHILRVTTAAELAACDQIILPGVGHFADCIAGLAAVDGLIETLNELVQEKARPFLGICVGMQLLADTGTEGGKTIAGLGWIPGQVKHLAGLIPTGDAASLKIPHMGWNHLHQHQPEHAVLANLPAQTQVYFVHSYMFELARSSDCLASASYGVDIPALIGRDNVLATQFHPEKSQQAGQIFLAGFLRWRP
- a CDS encoding Mg chelatase-related protein (PFAM: Magnesium chelatase, subunit ChlI~TIGRFAM: Mg chelatase-related protein) yields the protein MAIFGLADKAVAKSKERVRAALSSLGLSLPAKRFAVNLAPADLVKEGAHFDLPIALGLMTAIGVLPADSADDYLVLGELSLDGSIQPITGTLPAALAAATQQKRIICPAANGPEAGWAGELDVVAASSLTQLINHLRGTQVIAAPERRLLPKSPPGPDMADLKGQQTARRVLEIAAAGGHHLLMIGPPGAGKSMLAARLPSLLPELTPAEALETTMIHPITGTVPVSGLVQNRPFCDPHHSASMAALVGGGNKAWPGEISMAHNGVLFLDELAEFSRQALDSLRQPLETGEIVIARANMHVRYPAKFQLVAAMNPFRCGYLSDPARACTKAPDCERNYMAKVSGPMLDRFDLLLDIEALEPSALMTDSPAETSDEIKTRIAAARSFAVQQRPHTATHLNAKLSAAYIQKNIPLNDHVQAVLTQAMDKQNLSARRFHKILRVARTIADLARSEQIDRIHVLEALSYRRYFLFGAVNG